Below is a window of Leptidea sinapis chromosome 4, ilLepSina1.1, whole genome shotgun sequence DNA.
TACCATTTTTCATGAAATTTGTTTGTACGATATGCTTACAAGCTGTACACCTAACTCctagcgttattattctaagataaacatatataacaaaataaaacactaGGAACTCCATTGGCATTCCAATTTAAACTCCAACTTAAACTTGACTCGTTGTGTGTAAgattatttaacttaaaataatgaataccaatgataaaataatacccACCCATGTTATTACTGAGATAAAATACTGCCAGAGCAACGAGTGGCAGCCATTTGAAATGTTGAATTACCTCTGCGCCAATATgactcaaataaaaatatactccAAACACgacctaaaatttaaatatatttagcaAACCTAATTTATCGTAAAGGGAAATAAGCTGAAGTGAATTCTCACATAATTAATATAAGCGACGGAactaaattaaaagttttgttattttttttatgcagGAAAACATAGTCATCTGGGGTTTAGTGACAGAtagccgctcacattctctagcaacaccaaaggaatcacaggagcgttgccggtcttttaataatatatacgcGCTATATTTGTAGATAACATCCACGTTATATTCTGCTGGTACCTAACACCGCAAAAggcagctcattccacagctttgtattacgtgAAATAAAGTTACATAGAAACTGCACTGAAGAGGAACACCAAACATTCTGATGGATTAAACTTATATCGCGTTCATCGTGTTTATAACgccataataaaacaatgtaaAGAACAATTTAATTACGTAATTCTGAAgtgataaagataaaaataatttatacaagaAACCAAATACCTTACCATACTTCCACAACAAATTGCCGTAGACGTTAACAAAAGTGGACGCCTTCCAGATTTTTCCACAAAGAACGGTGCAATTACACTTCCTGATAGCTGTGTGTATCCTATTATGACTGATGCTAAATTGGGTTCAATTGACGAGCCTGCCTGTTCAAATATTGATGTTGAGAAAAACGTGACAATAAGAGCGCCATTACCGTATTGTAACATAGTTATAACTGTAGCTATAAATAAGCCTTTTATGTTACATTTCTCTGTAAATAACTCTTTCCAATCATTAATATCATTTCTTTCTGATTTTAGTGTCTCTACATTATCATCGATTTCATCGGATCTGTTCAAATCTTGCATaacttttataagtttatttttttcacctgaaaatattttaataaataaattattattatggttaTTATGTTTTTGGTAACTCATTTTCATAGTTTACAAAAATTTGCAAAATTTAATCTGATGAATGCAGATCGCAGACTTCTAGTATTAAACGGttctctattattattaatatttttaatcaggatgatctataaaataatatataatataataaaatataaaataatagaatcTAATAAAAAAGTCAACTCACGAACCCAACCAATTATACATAAACTTTAACTAGTCATTTCTGTCAGTATAATGCAGGTAAATAACAAGTTATACATGAAGCCAGACTAATTATAGGTCTGCTATGGAACTCgtgacttttattttatatcctcgaatattataatttttcaatagaTTTCCTATTCTAAGCTCAATATATAAGTTCTCCCTATTCTAACTATATGATATGAACAAaccaattatataataagtgtAGAACGTCATTTCAAAAAACAGTTAATAATTGTCATGATTGATGATatct
It encodes the following:
- the LOC126980059 gene encoding facilitated trehalose transporter Tret1-like, producing the protein MLLASRVLSAYGSCTASIINALYIGEIALSVGPNVSFSTTAYIGLIVSIIYLVAVLFIPESPVYYVIRGVKNKLIKVMQDLNRSDEIDDNVETLKSERNDINDWKELFTEKCNIKGLFIATVITMLQYGNGALIVTFFSTSIFEQAGSSIEPNLASVIIGYTQLSGSVIAPFFVEKSGRRPLLLTSTAICCGSMVVFGVYFYLSHIGAEVIQHFKWLPLVALAVFYLSNNMGFGVIPGTLTGEMFKSNVRSKGTALVIFISWIFGFAVTTLFNSTITRFGAHIIFWFFGLICGVAFLFTLFFVPETKGKSLVEITKMLNG